CACGACCAGGAAGGCCACTACAAGCGCGGCGTAATAGGCCCACCTGTCCAACCGGATCGGAAAGGTCTGCCCGTCGTCACGGTAGCTGGTCTTGAAATCGCCTGCTTCACGATACAGCATCGCGGCGCTCCTCTTGTAGCCGTTGCAGCGGGGGCTTCGCGCCCCCGCACCCCCGCGGGATATTTCCGTGAAGAAGAAAGCCCATCGTCTTCTTCATACAAATATCCCCGCCGGAGGCATAAAACCTTTCCATCATCAAACTCTTTCGATGATCCGCTCGCCGAACAGCCCTTGCGGACGGAACACCAGGAAAAGCAGCGCGAGAACATACGCAAACCAGTTCTCGGTCGCGCCGCCGATCATGGGGCCGATGAAGAATTCGAACAGCTTTTCGCCCACTCCGATGATCAAACCGCCGACGATGGCTCCGGGGATCGAGGTGAAGCCACCCAGCATCAGCACCGGCAAGGCCTTGAGCGCGATCAGCGAGAGGCTGAATTGCACACCCGACTTGGTGCCCCACATGATGCCCGCAACCAGTGCGACGAAGCCCGCGATCGACCAGACCATGACCCAGATGAAGCGCAGCGAAATGCCCACAGACAGCGCCGCCTGATGGTCGTCGGCCACCGCTCGCATGGCACGGCCCTGCTTGGTATATTGCGCGAAGGCGACAAGGGCGGCGACCAGCAACGCCGCGATCAGGGTGGCCCAGATATCCAGCCGGTCGATGAAAAGGCCATAACCGAACCATTCTGCCGTCGCGGTCTCGATGGTTTCCGAGATTCCCTGCGGCAACCCGACATCCAGGTTCTTGATATCGGCTCCCCACATCACGTCGCCCAGACCTTCGAGGAAATAGGCGAGACCGATGGTCGCCATGAAGAGAATGATGGGTGCCTGCCCGATCAGATGCTGAAGCACCAGCTTTTCGATCAGGAAGGCCAGCAACACCATCACCGCACCGGTCAGCAAAATCGCCAGCACCGACGGCACGGTCCAGCCGAAATGTTCGATATGTGTCCCAAACATGGCATTGATCATATGAGCGAAGGGCACCTGCCCCTGCTGGATGCCGACCAGCGTCAGGGCCGCGAACAGCGCCAGCACGCCCTGTGCATAGTTGAACACGCCCGAGGCCTTGAAGATCAGCACGAAGCCAAGCGCGACCAGCGCATACATGACCCCGGTCATCAACCCGTTCAGAAAGACTTCGGCGGCAAAATACATCTGGTCCATCAGATTGCCTCCCATGGGCATAGATCAGTCATGCGCCACCCCCAGATAGGCATCGATGACCTCCTGGTTGTTGCGCACCTCATCAGGCGTTCCGTCGCCGATCTTGCGGCCGTAATCCATCACGACCACCCTGTCGGACAAGTCCATGACCACGCCCATATCGTGCTCAATCAGCGCAATCGTCGTGCCGAATTCATCATTCACGTCGAGAACGAAGCGGGACATGTCCTCCTTTTCCTCGACATTCATTCCCGCCATCGGCTCGTCCAGCAGCAGGATCTGCGGCTCGGCGGCCAGCGCCCGCGCCAGTTCGACGCGTTTTTTCAGCCCGTAAGGCAAGCGCCCGACCGGCGTCTTTCGAATGTTCTGAATCTCGAGGAAATCGATGACTCGCTCGACATGCTCGCGGTTCTTGATCTCTTCGCGTTCAGCCGCTCCCCACCACAGTGCCTGCGACAGCAACCCGGATTTCATCCTGTTCAGCCGCCCAGTCATGATGTTGTCCAGCACCGTCATGCCATCAAACAGCGCGATGTTCTGGAACGTCCGTGCGATACCGAGGCGCGCCACCTCGTAAGGTTTCATCGGCCCGCGGCGCTGGCCCTTGAACCAAACCTCGCCCTCCTGCGGGACATAGAAACCCGAGATCACGTTCAGCATCGAGGATTTGCCCGCGCCATTGGGTCCGATGATCGCACGGATCTCGCCCTCGCGGATGTCAAAGCTGATGTCCTTGATTGCCTCGACGCCGCCGAAGCGCAAGATAATGCCTTTCATCTCCATCAGCACGCCGCCGGTCTGGCGGCCATCCGCGGTGGTCGTGGTTTCGCTCATCCGGTTCATTGCGCCGCCACCTTCTGCTGCCGCGCCGCACCGAAGACCTGCACATCCTCGATCTTCAGCGTCGCCTTGATCTTGCCCTTGCGGCCATCCTCATAAGTGACCTCGGTTTCGGTATAGATGCTGTCCGAACCGTCATAGAGTGCGTCCACGAGATCACCGAACTTGTCGCCGATCACGGCGCGGCGGACCTTGCGTGTCCGGGTCATCTCGCCATCATCTGGATCCAACTCCTTGTGCAGAACGAGGAAACGATGGATCTGGCAGCCGGACAGCATCTCGTCTTCGGCGACGGACTTGTTGGCCTCTTCGACATGCGCCTTTATCGTCGCATAGACTTGCGGATGACCAGCAAGTTCTTGGTAGGAAGCATAGGCGATATTGTTCCGCTCGGCCCAATTGCCGACCGCGCTCAGATCGATATTGATCATCGCGGTGCAATAGTCACGTCCATTCCCAAGCACCACGGCTTCAAGGATATTCGGATAGAATTTCAGCTTATTCTCGACATATTTGGGCGCGAACATACCGCCATCGGCCATCTTGCCGACATCCTTGGCCCGATCGATGATCCTCAGATGACCCGTGGATTCCTCGAAGAACCCCGCATCTCCCGTAGCCACCCAGCCTTCTGCATCCTTGGTCGAGGCAGTGCTATCGGCATTCTTGTAATATTCGACGAAAGTGCCGGGGCTGCGATAGAAAACCTCGCCATTCTCAGCGATCTTAACCTCGACACCGGGAGAAGGCACACCCACCGTATCGGAACGCACCTGCCCGTCGGGCTGTTGGGTGATGAACACAGAAGCCTCGGTCTGGCCGTAAAGCTGTTTCAGGTTGATCCCAAGCGAGCGGTAGAAATCGAAAATTTCGGGGCCGATCGCCTCGCCCGCTGTATAGCCCACACGGATGCGGCTATAGCCAAGAGTGTTCTTCAGCGGGCCATAGACCAAGAGATTGCCCAAGTTGTAAGCCATCCGGTCCATGAAACCGACGTTCTCACCGTCAAGCATCGCCGGACCGACCCGGCGCGCCACCGCCATGAATCGATGGAACAGCCAGCGCTTGAATCGGCTCGCATCCTCCATCCGGATCATCACAGTGGTCAACTGGCCTTCGAAAACGCGGGGCGGCGCGAAGAAATAGCTTGGTCCGATCTCGCGCATATCCGTCATCATGGTATGGGCGCCCTCGGGGCAATTCACGGTAAAGCCAGCCCATAGCGCCTGTCCCATCGAGAAGATGAAATCGCCGACCCATGCCATCGGCAGATAGGCGACAATCTCTTCACGCTGCGTCAGGTGGTCGAAATCGCAACTGTTCTTCGCTGTCTCGATGATATTGCGGTTCGACAGCACCACGCCCTTGGGCTTGCCTGTGGTGCCCGATGTATAAAGCATCACGCAGGTAGTGTCGTAATCCAACCCGGAAATCCGGCTGTCCAACTCAGGCCCCAACCGCGTTGCTGCAGCCCGTCCTTCTTCCTGCACATCGGCCAGAGCGTTCATGCGGGAATGGTCGTATTTCCTCATGCCCCGCTTATCGGTGTAGACGATCTGCTCGATCCCCTTCACCGTTTCTTCGATTTCCAAAACTTTGTCGACCTGCTCTTGATCGCCGCAAATCACAAAACGTGCGCCGCAGTGATCCAGCACATAGGCCATCTCTTCGGCCACCGCGTCCTGGTACAGGGGCACGGGGATCGCCCCGCACATCTGCGCCGCGATCATGCTCCAGTAATGGGCCGGGCGGTTGCGTCCGATGATCGCAACGTAATCGCCAGGCTTCAGGCCGAGTACCAGAAATCCGAGCGCCAGCGTCCGGATTTCCTCTGCCGCCTCTGTCCAGCTCCAGCTTTGCCAGATGCCGAATTCCTTTTCGCGATAGGCGGGCCTGTCACCGAAACGGGCCGCATTCCGCGCCAACAGCGCGGGAACAGAATGCAACTCACCCTTAGGCGCATGCTGGTCCGTCATGTCTCCTCCCTGGTCCGCGCGTTTTTTTTGCGCGTTACCCGAAACCTCCTCCGCTCCGGATAGCGATCACATTTGCCGCCAATCTTTGCCGTAGTTTTGCGCGAATCCTACGAAATGTTACAGCACTTCCGCAAATTCCAAAGCGGTGCTATCCGAGAGCAGAGGGCGGAGGAGGGCAAATGACAGATCACGGAAACACGAGCAGGTCATGACGCCCGAGGAACTTCGTGCCGATCTGACCCATTCGGGCCTCAACCTCATCGGTCAGGCCTTGTCGATCTTTGATGCCGATCTGCGGCTCGCCGTCTCGAATCGGCAATATCAGGCGATGTTCGACCTGCCCGACGCATTGGTCCAACCCGGCACCAGCTTCGAGGATACGATCCGCCACATCGTCCATCGCGGCGAATACGGACCGCAGGACGACCCCGAGGCCGCCGTGGCCTCGCGCGTCGAACAGGCCCGCACCTTCCAGCCGCATTATTTCGAGCGCCAGCGCGCTAATGGAAAATGGATCGCCGTGGAAGGCGCCCCGCTGTCGCAGGGCGGCTGGATCACGGTCTATACCGACATCACCGATATCAAGCAGCAGGAAGCGCTGCTTCGGGCGCGTTCCGAGGAGCTGTCCGAACAGGTGCTCGATCATGCCGAACGGCTGGCCGCCGCCAACCGCGAACTCGCCGCCACCAATGCCGCCCTGCAAGAGGCGCAGCGGGTCCTGACACGTACCGAGGCCCGCACGCGGCAGGTGACCGAAATGGTCCCCGCCCATATCGCCCATCTGGACACCGATTACCGCTATACCTTCTCGAATCGCCAGCAGCCGATGGTCTTCCCCGGCAGCATCGGCAACGTTATCGGCAACACCGTCGCGGAGGCTTTGGGAGCCCAGACCTTCGCCACCCTGCGTCCCTGGATAGATCGCGCATTGGCGGGGGAATCGCAGGTCTTCGAGATGACCCACAAGCCCTCGGGGCGGCGTATCCGCATCGCCCTGACTCCGGACCGGGTGGGCAAAGGGGCCTATGTGCTCTCAACCGATGTCAGTGCAGAGGTGCAGGCCCGCGAAGCGCTGAGCCATGCCAGCAAGCGGAGTCTCGCAGCACAGCTCACTTCGGGCATGGCGCATGATTTCGGCAATCTGCTGACGATCATCCTCGGGCTGCAGGGACGGTTGGCCGCGATGCCCCTGCCCACTGGGGCCGCCGAGGACGTGCAGGCCACCCTGGCCGCAGCCCGCAGAGGCGCCGCATTGCTCGAACGATTGTCCAAGATCAGTGGTGGACGGGAAGTGTCGCTGCAACCCGTTGAACTCCCCCCTCTTCTGCGCGAGGTCGTGGCACTTGCCCGCCCATCGCTTGGCGATGGAGTGACACTCGGGGTATCCGTCGATCTGCCCGAGAAGCCTCTGCTTCTCGATTCCGGCGCCTTGCAGGATTCGCTTCTAAACCTGATCCTGAATGCCGATGCCGCCATGGCCGGACCGGGCCATATTGCCCTGACCGCATCCACCAGCGGCGAGTGGATAGAGATCACCGTCACCGACACCGGGCCCGGCTTTTCAGACGAAGCACTGACCCGCGCGACCGAGCCCTTCTTCAGCACCAAGAAGGGTCAGGGCTCCGGCCTCGGATTGTCGATGGTCTATGATCAGACCAAACTGATCGGTGGGACGATGCGGCTGGACAACACTGCTGGCGGCGCACGCGTCACCCTGCGCCTGCCCCACCGTCCCGTGACCCGCCAGATGGTTCTGCTGGTCGAAGATGACAATACTATCCGCACGGATATCCGCAGCCAGCTGACCGGCTTGGGCCATGCGGTCATCGAAGCCGCCAGCCTGAGCGAAGCGAAGGCGATGACCGATCTGCCGGGGCTGACAATGATCCTGTCCGATATCCAGCTTGGCGACGGATTGGGACTGGAGCTTGCAACTGACAGACTGCCGGTCGTGCTGATGACTTCCGTGCCTCCGGGCGATCCCCTGCGTAATGACGCGCCGGGGCCGGTACTGACCAAGCCCTTTACCACCTCCCGTCTCGCCGCCGCGCTGGCCGAGGCAAGCAAGGAACCCGTATGACCGATGCTCCGCTGATCGCGATCCTCGACGATGAACCCGAGATCCGACGCCTATTGTCCTCGGCACTGGAAGAGGCCGGGTTCCGGACCCAGAGTTTTGCCCGTGCCCTAGAGTTCGAAGCGGCATTGCGGCGCATCACTCCCGAGGCCTGCCTGATCGATCTCGGCCTCCCCGACCGCGACGGATTGGCACTGGTCCATCGCCTCGCCACGGAATCCGGCGCTGCGATCATCATCATTTCCGGCCGCGCGCAGGTTCAGGACAAGGTGACCGGACTGGAACTCGGGGCCGATGACTACATCATCAAACCATTCGAACCCGCCGAGGTCGTCGCCCGCATCCGCGCCCGCCTGCGCCGTCCTGCCCAGGTACCGGGCCGCAGCGGCCAGACGGTCCGTTTCGCCGATTGGACCGCCGATTTCGACCGCTACATGCTGATAGCCCCGGATGGCACCGAAGCACCTCTCAGCCATGCGGAGGCCGAGGTTCTACGCATGTTCATCGACAATCCGCGTCGCCTGATCACCCGCAGCCAGATGCTCGACACACTCGGCGGCACGGCAGGCGACAGCTTCGACCGCGCCATGGATGTCCGAATTTCGCGCTTGCGCACCAAGCTGGGCGAAGATCCGAAAAATCCGCGGCTGATCAAGACGATCTACGGCGCGGGCTACATATTCCTGGCGGAGATCAGCTGATATCGCAGCTATCCGCACGGCCCCGTTCGGGAGCGGATTCCCTGATGCGCGCCCATTTCCCGGACGCGACGTCATACTGGCTTGTTTATCGAGAGGCGTCGATACTGCCGCTGCAAGGAATTCGGGAGCCCGACATGAATCAGGATGCGATGCTCGACCTGGCGCGTTCGATTTTCACGAAGCAAGCCTTCACCCGGTATCTGGGCGCGGAACTGGTAGACCTCTCAGAGAACGCCGCGATCATAGAATTG
This region of Paracoccus saliphilus genomic DNA includes:
- a CDS encoding branched-chain amino acid ABC transporter permease encodes the protein MDQMYFAAEVFLNGLMTGVMYALVALGFVLIFKASGVFNYAQGVLALFAALTLVGIQQGQVPFAHMINAMFGTHIEHFGWTVPSVLAILLTGAVMVLLAFLIEKLVLQHLIGQAPIILFMATIGLAYFLEGLGDVMWGADIKNLDVGLPQGISETIETATAEWFGYGLFIDRLDIWATLIAALLVAALVAFAQYTKQGRAMRAVADDHQAALSVGISLRFIWVMVWSIAGFVALVAGIMWGTKSGVQFSLSLIALKALPVLMLGGFTSIPGAIVGGLIIGVGEKLFEFFIGPMIGGATENWFAYVLALLFLVFRPQGLFGERIIERV
- a CDS encoding PAS-domain containing protein — translated: MTPEELRADLTHSGLNLIGQALSIFDADLRLAVSNRQYQAMFDLPDALVQPGTSFEDTIRHIVHRGEYGPQDDPEAAVASRVEQARTFQPHYFERQRANGKWIAVEGAPLSQGGWITVYTDITDIKQQEALLRARSEELSEQVLDHAERLAAANRELAATNAALQEAQRVLTRTEARTRQVTEMVPAHIAHLDTDYRYTFSNRQQPMVFPGSIGNVIGNTVAEALGAQTFATLRPWIDRALAGESQVFEMTHKPSGRRIRIALTPDRVGKGAYVLSTDVSAEVQAREALSHASKRSLAAQLTSGMAHDFGNLLTIILGLQGRLAAMPLPTGAAEDVQATLAAARRGAALLERLSKISGGREVSLQPVELPPLLREVVALARPSLGDGVTLGVSVDLPEKPLLLDSGALQDSLLNLILNADAAMAGPGHIALTASTSGEWIEITVTDTGPGFSDEALTRATEPFFSTKKGQGSGLGLSMVYDQTKLIGGTMRLDNTAGGARVTLRLPHRPVTRQMVLLVEDDNTIRTDIRSQLTGLGHAVIEAASLSEAKAMTDLPGLTMILSDIQLGDGLGLELATDRLPVVLMTSVPPGDPLRNDAPGPVLTKPFTTSRLAAALAEASKEPV
- a CDS encoding ABC transporter ATP-binding protein, with translation MSETTTTADGRQTGGVLMEMKGIILRFGGVEAIKDISFDIREGEIRAIIGPNGAGKSSMLNVISGFYVPQEGEVWFKGQRRGPMKPYEVARLGIARTFQNIALFDGMTVLDNIMTGRLNRMKSGLLSQALWWGAAEREEIKNREHVERVIDFLEIQNIRKTPVGRLPYGLKKRVELARALAAEPQILLLDEPMAGMNVEEKEDMSRFVLDVNDEFGTTIALIEHDMGVVMDLSDRVVVMDYGRKIGDGTPDEVRNNQEVIDAYLGVAHD
- a CDS encoding AMP-binding protein — protein: MTDQHAPKGELHSVPALLARNAARFGDRPAYREKEFGIWQSWSWTEAAEEIRTLALGFLVLGLKPGDYVAIIGRNRPAHYWSMIAAQMCGAIPVPLYQDAVAEEMAYVLDHCGARFVICGDQEQVDKVLEIEETVKGIEQIVYTDKRGMRKYDHSRMNALADVQEEGRAAATRLGPELDSRISGLDYDTTCVMLYTSGTTGKPKGVVLSNRNIIETAKNSCDFDHLTQREEIVAYLPMAWVGDFIFSMGQALWAGFTVNCPEGAHTMMTDMREIGPSYFFAPPRVFEGQLTTVMIRMEDASRFKRWLFHRFMAVARRVGPAMLDGENVGFMDRMAYNLGNLLVYGPLKNTLGYSRIRVGYTAGEAIGPEIFDFYRSLGINLKQLYGQTEASVFITQQPDGQVRSDTVGVPSPGVEVKIAENGEVFYRSPGTFVEYYKNADSTASTKDAEGWVATGDAGFFEESTGHLRIIDRAKDVGKMADGGMFAPKYVENKLKFYPNILEAVVLGNGRDYCTAMINIDLSAVGNWAERNNIAYASYQELAGHPQVYATIKAHVEEANKSVAEDEMLSGCQIHRFLVLHKELDPDDGEMTRTRKVRRAVIGDKFGDLVDALYDGSDSIYTETEVTYEDGRKGKIKATLKIEDVQVFGAARQQKVAAQ
- a CDS encoding response regulator transcription factor, encoding MTDAPLIAILDDEPEIRRLLSSALEEAGFRTQSFARALEFEAALRRITPEACLIDLGLPDRDGLALVHRLATESGAAIIIISGRAQVQDKVTGLELGADDYIIKPFEPAEVVARIRARLRRPAQVPGRSGQTVRFADWTADFDRYMLIAPDGTEAPLSHAEAEVLRMFIDNPRRLITRSQMLDTLGGTAGDSFDRAMDVRISRLRTKLGEDPKNPRLIKTIYGAGYIFLAEIS